In a single window of the Bacteroidota bacterium genome:
- a CDS encoding TIGR00730 family Rossman fold protein has product MENNHEERIRKALATKDWNDIKATDSWQIFKIMSEFVEGFEKMARIGPCVSVFGSARTKPGTKYYKLAEEISFKLTRAGYGVISGGGPGIMEAANKGARAGGGKSVGLNIELPFEQCPNAFIDADKLVSFKYFFVRKVMFLKYSQGFVAMPGGFGTMDELSESLTLIQTNKIAQYPIILVGKEYWQGLLDWWKNKVLGEGYISPDDLDLYKVVDTSDEVVKIIDEFYTKYSLKPNF; this is encoded by the coding sequence ATGGAAAACAATCATGAAGAGCGCATAAGAAAAGCGCTGGCAACGAAAGACTGGAACGACATTAAAGCAACCGACTCATGGCAGATTTTCAAAATCATGTCGGAGTTTGTGGAAGGTTTTGAAAAGATGGCGCGTATAGGTCCCTGCGTTTCTGTTTTTGGTTCTGCCCGCACAAAACCCGGCACTAAATATTACAAGCTTGCCGAAGAAATTTCTTTCAAACTCACGCGTGCCGGCTATGGCGTAATTTCAGGAGGAGGACCCGGCATTATGGAAGCTGCCAACAAAGGCGCGCGCGCTGGCGGAGGGAAATCCGTGGGGCTTAACATTGAACTTCCGTTTGAACAATGTCCGAATGCATTCATTGATGCCGATAAACTGGTGAGCTTCAAATATTTTTTCGTACGCAAAGTAATGTTTTTGAAATACTCGCAGGGATTTGTTGCCATGCCGGGCGGATTCGGAACGATGGATGAACTCAGTGAATCGCTCACACTTATTCAGACAAATAAAATTGCCCAGTATCCCATCATTCTCGTGGGAAAAGAATATTGGCAGGGTTTGCTTGATTGGTGGAAAAATAAAGTTCTGGGTGAAGGATACATCAGCCCTGATGATCTTGACCTTTATAAGGTGGTGGATACTTCGGATGAGGTGGTAAAAATAATTGATGAATTTTATACGAAGTATTCTCTGAAGCCAAACTTTTGA
- a CDS encoding DUF4159 domain-containing protein, with protein MFFCLFLLPIVYCLLAFFSPPTYQIARLKYNGGGDWYVSPTSLPNLIRFCNKNIGTNINEEENVVEAGSKDIFNFPFIHMTGHGNVIFSSSEAENLRNYLIAGGFLNINDSYGMNIFIRREMKKVFPELDFVELPFNHPIYHQKYDFPNGLPKIHEHDGKPPQGFGLIYNGRVVCFFNFECDIGDGWEDPEVHHDPEEKRQQALKMGANLIQYAFLGENLKK; from the coding sequence ATATTTTTTTGCCTTTTTTTATTGCCTATTGTTTACTGTTTACTGGCATTTTTTTCTCCTCCTACTTATCAAATAGCAAGATTGAAATACAATGGCGGTGGCGATTGGTATGTGAGCCCGACTTCTCTTCCGAATTTAATCCGCTTCTGCAATAAAAATATCGGAACAAATATTAATGAAGAAGAAAATGTAGTTGAAGCAGGAAGCAAGGACATTTTTAATTTCCCTTTTATTCATATGACAGGACACGGCAACGTAATATTCAGTTCTTCAGAAGCAGAAAATCTCCGCAACTATTTAATTGCTGGCGGGTTTCTGAACATCAACGATAGTTACGGCATGAATATTTTCATCCGAAGAGAAATGAAAAAGGTTTTTCCCGAACTGGATTTTGTGGAACTGCCTTTCAATCATCCCATCTATCATCAGAAATATGATTTTCCGAACGGCTTGCCAAAAATTCATGAGCATGACGGAAAACCACCGCAAGGCTTCGGTTTGATTTATAATGGACGTGTTGTTTGTTTTTTCAATTTTGAATGCGACATAGGTGACGGGTGGGAAGATCCTGAAGTTCATCACGACCCTGAAGAAAAACGCCAGCAGGCATTGAAGATGGGAGCCAACCTGATTCAGTACGCATTCCTGGGAGAGAATTTGAAAAAATGA
- a CDS encoding GH3 auxin-responsive promoter family protein, whose amino-acid sequence MALLNSFASWLMTKRMHQIELFMKYPHEVQNEWFRKLIDSAKDTEWGKKFRYDSVSSPTQFSEQVPLQDYDSMKPYIERIRRGEQNILWSTEIKWFAKSSGTTNDKSKFIPLSEESLEECHYKCGKDMLAIYCNNYPETELFTGKSLALGGSHYTDSFGNHESYHGDVSAILMQHLPLWAEFFRAPDLSIALMSNFEEKLDKMANATMTENVTSIAGVPSWMNVLLKRILEISGKKTIKEVWPNLEVYFHGGVNFSPYKENFKQLFGKGNVHHFELYNASEGFFGLQDQKKSSELLLMLDYGIYYEFFPTDNGQNVKTIPLHEVKTGQNYAMVISTNGGLWRYQLGDTIKFTSTNPYRFRITGRTKHFLNAFGEEVIIDNTEKAIKIACEKSNSLVKEYTVAPVYMEGKSSGAHEWLIEFEKFPEDINYFTEVLDNALKSLNSDYEAKRFNNFVLRLPIVRQMKEGTFYNWLKEKNKLGGQNKIPRLSNERKYVDEIISMQ is encoded by the coding sequence ATGGCATTATTAAATTCCTTCGCATCCTGGCTCATGACCAAACGCATGCACCAGATTGAGTTGTTTATGAAATACCCGCATGAAGTTCAGAACGAGTGGTTCAGAAAACTGATTGATTCAGCAAAGGATACAGAATGGGGAAAAAAATTCAGATATGATTCTGTTTCCTCACCCACTCAGTTCTCAGAACAAGTTCCGCTTCAGGATTACGACTCCATGAAACCTTACATTGAGCGCATCCGCAGAGGTGAACAGAATATTTTATGGAGCACAGAAATAAAATGGTTCGCGAAATCATCAGGCACTACAAATGATAAAAGCAAATTCATTCCCCTGAGTGAAGAATCGCTGGAAGAGTGCCACTACAAATGCGGAAAAGATATGCTGGCAATCTATTGCAACAACTATCCGGAAACGGAACTCTTCACAGGAAAAAGTTTGGCGCTTGGTGGTAGCCATTACACCGACAGTTTCGGCAATCATGAATCGTATCACGGAGATGTTTCCGCTATTCTCATGCAACACCTTCCTCTGTGGGCAGAATTTTTCCGCGCACCCGATTTGTCCATCGCACTTATGAGCAACTTTGAAGAGAAACTTGATAAGATGGCGAACGCAACCATGACTGAAAATGTAACGAGCATTGCTGGTGTTCCTTCCTGGATGAATGTTTTGCTGAAACGCATTTTGGAAATTTCTGGAAAGAAAACCATAAAAGAAGTGTGGCCCAACCTTGAAGTTTATTTTCATGGAGGAGTAAATTTTTCTCCTTATAAGGAAAACTTCAAACAACTTTTCGGAAAAGGAAACGTACATCACTTTGAACTTTACAACGCATCAGAGGGGTTCTTCGGCTTGCAGGACCAGAAAAAATCAAGTGAACTTCTACTCATGCTTGACTACGGAATCTACTATGAGTTTTTTCCGACAGATAATGGCCAGAACGTTAAAACAATTCCCCTTCACGAAGTAAAAACAGGGCAAAACTATGCAATGGTAATTTCTACTAACGGAGGATTGTGGCGCTATCAACTGGGAGATACAATAAAATTTACATCCACAAATCCCTATCGTTTCAGAATCACAGGAAGAACAAAACATTTTTTGAATGCGTTTGGCGAAGAAGTAATTATTGATAATACGGAAAAAGCAATTAAGATTGCCTGCGAAAAATCAAATTCGCTGGTGAAAGAATATACAGTTGCGCCCGTTTACATGGAGGGAAAATCAAGTGGTGCTCACGAATGGCTGATAGAATTTGAAAAGTTTCCTGAAGATATAAATTATTTCACTGAGGTTTTGGATAACGCATTGAAATCATTGAACTCTGACTACGAAGCAAAGCGTTTTAATAACTTTGTTTTACGTTTGCCTATCGTCCGTCAGATGAAAGAAGGAACCTTTTACAACTGGCTGAAAGAAAAAAATAAACTGGGAGGACAAAACAAAATTCCTCGTCTCTCCAATGAAAGAAAATATGTTGATGAAATTATTTCTATGCAATGA
- a CDS encoding DUF2797 domain-containing protein, which yields MKLTGRIMKMKSQLADKVIYHLPLEDKLIPMNELVGKNISLKYENEIYCISCGKKTYKSFAQGFCYNCLISSPEAAECIIRPELCLAHVGKGRDIEWEKEHHLQEHFVYLALSSEIKVGVTRSTQVPTRWIDQGASSVIRLAKVPYRYLAGVIEVEMKKHFTDKTNWQKMLKGSEEQGRRDEKDLVAEKRKAKELLPEEFKQYYSDDDLITVITYPVIKYPEKVKSIDFEKQNLVSGKLMGIKGQYLIMEDNSVLNIRKHSGYVIRVEF from the coding sequence ATGAAACTGACAGGAAGAATAATGAAAATGAAATCGCAACTCGCTGATAAAGTTATTTACCATTTGCCATTGGAAGACAAATTAATTCCGATGAATGAACTGGTTGGCAAAAACATTTCTTTGAAATATGAAAATGAGATTTACTGCATCAGCTGCGGGAAGAAGACGTACAAATCATTCGCGCAGGGATTTTGCTATAACTGCTTGATTTCTTCTCCTGAAGCTGCTGAATGTATAATCCGTCCGGAACTTTGTCTGGCGCATGTGGGAAAAGGGAGAGATATAGAATGGGAAAAAGAACATCACTTACAGGAACATTTTGTTTACCTCGCGCTATCCAGCGAAATAAAAGTGGGAGTTACCCGCTCCACACAAGTGCCAACGCGCTGGATAGATCAAGGCGCTTCTTCGGTGATTCGTTTGGCGAAAGTTCCGTACCGTTATCTGGCGGGAGTGATTGAAGTGGAAATGAAAAAACATTTTACGGATAAAACAAACTGGCAGAAAATGCTCAAAGGGAGCGAGGAACAAGGGAGAAGGGATGAAAAGGATTTAGTGGCAGAGAAAAGAAAAGCAAAGGAACTTCTTCCGGAAGAGTTCAAACAATATTATTCGGATGATGATTTAATTACAGTTATCACTTATCCTGTGATAAAGTATCCTGAAAAAGTGAAGAGCATTGATTTTGAAAAACAGAATTTAGTTTCAGGAAAACTAATGGGCATTAAAGGGCAATACCTTATTATGGAAGACAACTCCGTGCTGAACATCCGAAAGCATAGCGGGTATGTTATTCGTGTAGAGTTTTAG
- a CDS encoding undecaprenyl/decaprenyl-phosphate alpha-N-acetylglucosaminyl 1-phosphate transferase: MAIFYIIFFLCAFGFSFLINALFLRFAHTLGIRDKKETIIRWASTSKPAFGGISFYIVFLISLTCYSMFFQAQEVLWNKKVVGLLGTATLAFMMGLADDAYNTKPLLKLFVQILCGAILCYSGIHIGIFEDMFLNYLITILWVVGIMNSVNMLDNMDAIASVVSIFIFSTAGMLIYSSGAHNNIHFLILIGLVGSISGFLIFNWHPSKLYMGDTGSQIIGLMLASIGIIYFWNDSTSLSNIIQPSKQIMVVATAFILPIADTTIVVLNRMLKGHSPFVGGRDHTTHNLFFIGITEKRIAVLFGGIGFVSLVIVYIIETKVTSWGIEEFSLFSIFPITVFFFLFAITKVKKKIVKRSPDPVDISTKDLVKNAEKHLS, encoded by the coding sequence ATGGCAATTTTTTATATCATCTTTTTTCTATGTGCATTTGGATTTTCGTTCCTTATTAATGCGCTCTTTCTTCGCTTTGCCCATACGCTCGGTATCCGCGATAAAAAAGAAACCATCATCCGATGGGCAAGCACCTCAAAACCAGCTTTTGGGGGAATATCTTTTTATATTGTTTTCCTTATTTCGCTCACCTGTTACTCCATGTTTTTTCAGGCACAGGAAGTTTTGTGGAATAAAAAAGTGGTAGGATTGCTGGGCACAGCCACACTTGCATTCATGATGGGACTTGCCGATGATGCCTACAACACAAAACCTCTTTTGAAACTTTTTGTTCAGATTTTATGCGGAGCAATACTTTGCTACTCAGGAATTCATATCGGAATTTTCGAAGATATGTTTTTGAATTACCTTATCACCATTCTCTGGGTGGTTGGCATCATGAATTCCGTAAACATGCTCGACAACATGGATGCCATCGCATCAGTTGTTTCAATTTTTATTTTTTCAACTGCCGGGATGCTGATTTATTCTTCAGGCGCGCATAACAATATTCATTTCCTGATTCTTATCGGACTCGTTGGTTCGATTAGCGGATTTCTTATTTTCAATTGGCATCCTTCAAAACTTTATATGGGCGATACAGGCAGCCAGATCATCGGGCTGATGCTCGCATCCATAGGAATAATTTATTTCTGGAATGATTCCACTTCACTCAGCAACATAATTCAACCTTCAAAACAAATCATGGTTGTTGCAACAGCGTTTATTCTGCCGATTGCCGACACGACCATTGTCGTATTAAACAGAATGCTTAAAGGTCACTCTCCATTCGTAGGCGGAAGAGATCATACTACGCATAATTTATTTTTCATAGGTATTACCGAAAAAAGAATTGCTGTACTGTTTGGAGGAATCGGGTTTGTTTCACTGGTGATTGTTTACATTATTGAAACCAAAGTCACTTCATGGGGAATTGAAGAATTTTCTCTGTTCTCCATTTTTCCTATCACCGTTTTCTTTTTCCTTTTCGCTATCACAAAAGTCAAAAAGAAAATTGTTAAACGTTCACCTGACCCTGTTGATATTTCCACAAAAGACCTTGTCAAGAATGCTGAAAAACATCTTTCATAA
- a CDS encoding lytic transglycosylase domain-containing protein → MLKNIFHKINILFSERKKFWGITVMILLLLIPLEFFIFSAKMTDEDDLYWKSFLANNKIYGVMIPKDLQFANEKVPVFDFTVIESMERELLVNTYFHSQTILMHKRANRWLPLIADILKKNGVPDDFKYIALIESNLTNSVSPKGATGYWQFLDGSAKQYGLEVNEEVDERYNVEKSTEAACRYFKDAYKTFGNWTLAAASYNVGIDGLKKQIDRQKASSYYDLALNEETARYIFRILAVKEVISNPKKYGYQLRKKDLYPSIPTQEIKIDSSITDLADFAQTNNLSYKILKYFNPWLRKNYLTNKDKKTYIIEIPKPGYNEEYIARLSSSDSLGMRTETYQPEVPITPHDSLRQQ, encoded by the coding sequence ATGCTGAAAAACATCTTTCATAAAATTAATATCCTTTTTTCCGAAAGAAAAAAATTCTGGGGAATCACCGTAATGATTCTTCTCCTGCTGATTCCTTTGGAGTTTTTTATTTTCTCAGCTAAGATGACTGATGAAGATGATTTATACTGGAAATCATTTCTGGCGAATAATAAAATTTACGGTGTGATGATTCCGAAAGACCTGCAGTTCGCCAATGAAAAAGTTCCTGTCTTTGATTTCACTGTAATTGAAAGCATGGAACGCGAACTGCTTGTAAATACTTATTTTCATTCACAAACTATCTTAATGCACAAGCGCGCCAATCGGTGGCTTCCTCTTATTGCTGACATTCTGAAAAAGAACGGAGTGCCCGATGATTTCAAATATATCGCGCTAATCGAAAGCAATCTCACCAACAGCGTATCACCAAAAGGGGCAACGGGTTACTGGCAGTTTTTGGATGGATCAGCAAAACAATATGGACTTGAGGTAAATGAGGAAGTGGATGAGCGCTATAATGTGGAAAAATCTACAGAAGCAGCTTGCAGATATTTTAAAGATGCTTACAAAACTTTCGGCAACTGGACTCTTGCTGCTGCTTCTTATAACGTTGGTATTGACGGATTGAAAAAACAAATTGACAGGCAAAAGGCAAGTTCCTACTACGATTTAGCATTGAACGAAGAAACCGCACGTTACATTTTCAGAATTCTCGCAGTCAAGGAAGTGATTTCCAATCCGAAAAAATACGGATATCAGTTAAGAAAAAAAGATTTGTATCCTTCTATTCCAACTCAGGAAATAAAAATTGACAGTTCTATTACCGATCTGGCTGACTTCGCGCAAACAAATAACCTGAGTTATAAAATCCTGAAATACTTCAACCCATGGCTCAGAAAAAATTATCTCACCAACAAGGATAAAAAAACTTATATCATAGAGATTCCTAAGCCCGGTTACAACGAAGAATACATTGCCCGCCTTTCTTCTTCTGATAGTTTGGGCATGCGCACTGAAACCTACCAGCCCGAAGTTCCAATCACCCCGCACGATTCCCTGAGACAGCAATGA
- a CDS encoding deoxynucleoside kinase yields the protein MHVAVSGNIGSGKTTLTTLLAKHYKWTAHYEDADNNPYLNDFYEDMQRWSFNLQVFFLNSRFEQVIEIRKSKKNIIQDRTIYEDANIFAPNLHSMGLMTTRDFENYLGLFNLMQSFVQPPDLLIYLRASIPTLVEQIQKRGREYEKAIRLDYLQRLNERYEAWVTKYEQEHKTSRLLIIDIDDNKFSEKKEDLGKIIRKIDGELHGLFKK from the coding sequence ATGCATGTAGCCGTTTCGGGCAACATCGGGTCGGGAAAAACCACACTCACCACGCTTCTTGCGAAACATTATAAATGGACGGCTCATTACGAGGACGCAGACAACAATCCGTACTTGAATGATTTTTACGAAGACATGCAGCGCTGGTCATTCAACCTGCAGGTTTTCTTTTTGAACAGCCGTTTTGAACAGGTGATTGAAATCCGCAAGAGCAAAAAAAATATAATTCAGGACAGAACCATTTATGAAGACGCAAATATTTTCGCGCCCAATCTTCATTCCATGGGATTGATGACAACGCGTGATTTTGAAAACTACTTAGGTCTTTTCAACCTCATGCAATCGTTTGTTCAGCCACCTGATTTATTGATTTATCTCCGCGCTTCCATACCAACTCTTGTTGAACAAATTCAGAAACGAGGGCGCGAATATGAAAAAGCAATCCGCCTTGATTATCTCCAGCGCCTGAATGAACGCTACGAAGCATGGGTTACAAAATACGAGCAGGAGCATAAAACCAGCCGTCTTCTCATTATTGACATTGACGACAATAAATTTTCTGAGAAGAAAGAAGATCTGGGAAAAATCATCCGCAAGATTGATGGAGAACTGCACGGATTATTCAAGAAATAG
- the uvrA gene encoding excinuclease ABC subunit UvrA, whose product MNEADEIVSDVISETEFLEVIGARVHNLKNIDVSIPRNKLVVITGLSGSGKSSLAFDTIYAEGQRRYVETFSAYARQFLGNMERPDVDKITGLSPVISIEQKTVSRNPRSTVGTITEIYDFMRLLFARVSDAYSYVSGEKMVRYTSDQILDIIRKKYKGEKIMVLAPVVRARKGHYREQFEQFRKNGFTKVRLDGEVSPLKHGMHADRYKVHDIELVIDTPEVRFENEKRLADSIALAMKYGKGTIMIEDSGFRNKDFQKSQILNPNSQISFFSKNLMCPTSGISYDEPQPNTFSFNSPYGACQKCNGLGHISEIDVHKIIPDFGKSIYKGGIIPIGEHKSNWIFSQMEAIAHKYHFSLRDPIKKIPEHALNIILYGSDEMFKVKSDPHSSAYNYSLSFEGIVNFLIRQNDESVSPSMSKWIDDFMNEKICPECNGSRLKKESQYFKIGNKSISDLSGMDITELKKWFDEAEKHLDEKRNIIAKEILKEIRKRIQFLADVGLDYITLDRSAQTLSGGEAQRIRLATQIGSQLVNVLYILDEPSIGLHQRDNSKLIQALQSLRDLGNSVIVVEHDKEMILSADHVIDIGPGAGNNGGRIIGVMADGRWQMADGEKKSLTADYLSGKKSIAVPIVRRKGTGNCFNIRGAKGNNLKNVNVDFPLGKFICVTGVSGSGKSTLINETLYPVLSRYFYRSHHKPMPHESVEGLGLLDKVIDVDQSPIGRTPRSNPATYTGVFSEIRNLFAMLPEAKIRGYKPGRFSFNVKAGRCETCQGAGVRTIEMNFLPDVYVQCETCGGKRYNRETLEIRYKGKSISDVLNMSIDEAVDFFSSIPNIIQKIRSLKNVGLGYITLGQSSVTLSGGEAQRVKLAGELAKRDTGKTLYILDEPTTGLHFEDIRMLLDVLNKLVDSGNTVIVIEHNMDVIKVADHIIDLGPEGGEKGGAIVCEGTPEEIIKNKNSYTAKYLKKELVSDSIAQN is encoded by the coding sequence ATGAACGAAGCAGATGAAATTGTTTCAGATGTAATATCAGAAACAGAATTCCTTGAAGTAATCGGAGCACGGGTTCACAACCTTAAAAACATTGATGTTTCAATTCCGAGAAATAAGCTGGTCGTCATCACAGGTTTGAGCGGAAGCGGAAAATCGTCTCTTGCCTTTGATACTATTTACGCTGAAGGGCAAAGGCGGTATGTGGAAACATTTTCAGCCTATGCCCGCCAGTTTCTGGGAAATATGGAGCGCCCGGATGTTGACAAGATCACAGGGCTTTCTCCTGTAATTTCGATAGAGCAGAAAACGGTTAGCAGAAATCCGCGCTCAACTGTGGGAACCATCACGGAGATTTATGACTTCATGCGTTTACTTTTTGCACGTGTGTCGGATGCCTATTCATATGTATCGGGAGAAAAAATGGTGCGCTACACTTCAGACCAGATTCTTGATATAATCCGGAAAAAATATAAGGGAGAAAAAATAATGGTTCTCGCTCCTGTTGTGCGTGCGAGGAAAGGACATTACCGAGAACAATTCGAGCAGTTCAGAAAAAATGGTTTTACAAAAGTGCGCCTTGATGGAGAAGTTTCTCCGCTGAAACACGGCATGCATGCAGACAGATACAAAGTACACGACATTGAATTGGTAATTGACACCCCTGAAGTAAGATTTGAAAATGAAAAACGCCTTGCAGATTCTATTGCACTGGCTATGAAGTATGGAAAAGGAACAATCATGATTGAGGATTCAGGATTTAGGAATAAGGATTTTCAAAAATCCCAAATCCTTAATCCTAATTCCCAAATAAGTTTTTTTTCAAAAAACTTAATGTGCCCCACTTCAGGAATTTCGTACGATGAACCCCAGCCAAATACTTTTTCGTTTAATTCACCTTATGGTGCCTGCCAGAAATGCAACGGACTGGGTCATATCAGCGAAATTGATGTGCATAAAATAATTCCTGATTTCGGCAAGAGTATTTACAAAGGAGGCATCATTCCCATAGGAGAACACAAATCCAACTGGATATTCAGTCAGATGGAAGCCATCGCGCATAAATATCATTTTTCTTTGCGTGACCCGATTAAAAAAATTCCAGAACATGCGTTGAATATCATCCTTTACGGTTCGGATGAAATGTTCAAAGTAAAAAGCGATCCGCACAGCAGCGCATATAACTATTCTCTTTCGTTTGAGGGGATTGTGAATTTTCTTATACGGCAGAATGACGAATCCGTTTCTCCTTCGATGAGCAAATGGATTGATGATTTCATGAACGAAAAAATCTGTCCCGAGTGCAACGGCTCGCGATTGAAAAAAGAATCTCAGTATTTCAAGATAGGAAACAAAAGTATTTCTGATTTATCAGGAATGGATATTACAGAACTGAAAAAATGGTTTGACGAAGCCGAGAAACATCTGGATGAAAAAAGAAATATCATCGCGAAAGAGATTTTGAAAGAAATCAGGAAGCGGATTCAGTTTTTAGCGGATGTTGGTCTGGATTATATCACCCTCGACCGGAGCGCACAAACACTTTCAGGAGGAGAAGCACAACGCATTCGCCTTGCCACGCAGATTGGCTCACAACTTGTGAATGTGCTTTACATATTAGATGAACCAAGCATAGGATTGCATCAACGCGATAATTCAAAACTCATACAGGCGCTGCAATCACTTCGCGATTTAGGCAACTCTGTAATTGTGGTAGAGCATGATAAAGAAATGATTCTCTCTGCCGATCATGTGATTGACATTGGTCCTGGCGCTGGAAATAACGGAGGCAGAATTATCGGAGTGATGGCAGATGGCAGGTGGCAGATGGCAGATGGAGAAAAAAAATCATTAACAGCAGATTACTTGTCAGGAAAGAAAAGCATTGCTGTTCCGATTGTCAGACGAAAAGGAACCGGCAACTGTTTCAACATCAGGGGTGCAAAAGGAAATAACTTGAAAAATGTAAATGTGGATTTTCCTCTTGGGAAATTTATTTGCGTAACGGGAGTTTCGGGAAGCGGAAAATCAACGCTCATTAATGAAACCCTCTACCCTGTTCTCAGCAGATATTTCTATCGTTCACATCATAAGCCGATGCCACATGAATCGGTTGAAGGGCTTGGGCTTTTGGACAAAGTAATTGATGTGGACCAGTCGCCCATCGGAAGAACTCCCCGATCGAATCCTGCCACTTATACGGGAGTTTTTTCCGAGATACGGAATTTATTCGCGATGCTTCCAGAAGCAAAGATCCGCGGATACAAGCCAGGAAGATTTTCTTTCAATGTGAAAGCCGGGCGGTGTGAAACCTGCCAGGGCGCTGGGGTGCGCACCATCGAAATGAATTTTCTTCCTGATGTATATGTGCAATGTGAAACCTGCGGAGGAAAAAGATATAACCGCGAAACACTGGAAATCCGCTATAAAGGAAAATCTATCAGCGATGTGCTGAACATGAGCATTGATGAGGCGGTGGATTTTTTTTCAAGTATTCCGAACATCATTCAGAAGATACGTTCGCTGAAAAACGTGGGGCTTGGATATATTACGCTGGGGCAATCGTCAGTCACTCTTTCGGGGGGGGAAGCGCAGCGTGTGAAACTTGCCGGGGAACTTGCCAAGCGCGATACGGGAAAAACGCTTTACATTCTTGATGAGCCGACCACAGGACTTCACTTTGAAGATATACGGATGCTGCTGGATGTGCTGAATAAATTAGTTGACAGCGGCAATACGGTGATTGTGATTGAGCATAACATGGATGTGATAAAAGTGGCAGACCATATTATTGACCTGGGACCTGAAGGCGGGGAAAAAGGCGGGGCGATTGTTTGCGAGGGGACACCGGAGGAAATCATCAAAAATAAAAACTCCTATACGGCAAAATATCTGAAGAAGGAATTAGTTAGTGATTCAATTGCTCAGAATTAA